A single genomic interval of Lucilia cuprina isolate Lc7/37 chromosome 2, ASM2204524v1, whole genome shotgun sequence harbors:
- the LOC111674590 gene encoding uncharacterized protein LOC111674590: MHNTQKIFGQISRTLLKQSLRFEINKQPQQKLLTLTCHLSNTPASQDDAHTNKTPSSCAVIPAQNYSKFTAAREGLPLAGTQLICEERAFDLISNLKETELAAIKLALKKHEAKQQKLGFEGEFSLKSL; the protein is encoded by the coding sequence atgcataatacacaaaaaattttcGGGCAAATTAGCCGAACTTTGTTAAAACAAAGCCTccgttttgaaataaataaacaaccaCAACAAAAGTTATTAACTTTAACTTGCCATTTATCAAATACACCTGCTTCACAGGACGATGCTCATACGAATAAGACACCTTCTTCTTGTGCTGTAATTCCCGcccaaaattattcaaaatttactgCCGCTCGTGAGGGTTTACCGTTGGCCGGTACCCAATTGATATGCGAAGAACGCGCTTTTGATTTGATCTCAAATCTTAAAGAAACAGAATTGGCGGCCATTAAATTGGCCTTGAAGAAACATGAAGCTAAACAGCAAAAATTAGGTTTTGAAGGTGAGTTTTCATTgaaatctttataa